The following is a genomic window from Planctomycetia bacterium.
CCATGAAGGCCCTCGCCCGCCACGCGCCCAGGACCGCGCTCGTCAAGCGCGACGGCCAGGTGGTTTCCACTCGCGTGGAAGACATTGCGATCGACGACATCATCGTCGTGCCTGTGCATAACGCGATCCCCGCCGACGGCGTGATCGTCGAAGGCGGCGCGGCCGTCGACGAAGCCCTCATGACCGGCGAGCCGTTTCCAGTCAACCGCACCCAGGGCGACACGGTGCTCGGCGGCACGTTGGTCGTTGAGGGACAGATTTCCTTCCGCGTCACCGCGACCGGAGCCCAGGCCGCCGTCGGTCGAATCGCGCAACTCGTCGCCCGCGCACAGGGAAGCAAGACAAAGATGCAGCGGACCGCCGATCGCGTGGCGGCCGTCTTCACGCCGATCGTCATAGCTGCGGCAACGATTACCTTTGTAGGCTGGCTTTCGCTCTACGGTCGTGACTCGATGGCCGCCGCGGCCCGCGCGGCCATCGCCGTACTGGTCGTCGCATGCCCCTGTGCCCTCGGATTAGCGACCCCGGTCGTCATCAGCGTCGCATCGAGCATGGCGGCCCTTCGCGGCATCCTCGTCCGCGACGCCGGCATGCTCGAGGCGATGGCGGGAATCGATCTCGTCATCTGGGACAAGACGGGCACGCTCACCTCCGGCAAACACAGCGTCCACTGGATCAAACCGCTGGCCTCCTACAACGAGGCCCAACTCCTGGCCCTCGCCGCCGCGGCTGAGCAGTTCTCCACGCATCCGATCGCCCGGGCCATCGAGACCCGCGCTCGCCGCGACTCGATGGACCTCGCTATCCCCTCAGCCTTCAACATCGTTCTCGGCGGCGGCGTCACGGCGCGCGTGGAAGAGCACGATCTCGTCATCGGCAGTCTTGCTTTCCTGGAAGGCCAGGGCATCGCGGATGCACGCATCGTCGTAAAGCACGGTACCGACGCTGGGCCGAGGGACACTCTGGTCGGTGTCGCTGTTGACGGGATGATGGCAGGCCTGATCTCCCTTTCCGACGCGACGCGCCCATCGTCGGCCCAGGCCGTCAAGACTTTGAAATCGTTGGGCATCGAAAGCGAACTGCTCACCGGCGACGTCGCGGACGTGGCAGGCGTCGTGGCAGCCGAGGTCGGCATCAAGCGCGTCAGCGCGGCATGCAGTCCCGCGGACAAGGTCGCCCGAATCGCAAAGGCCAGGCAGGAGGGGCGGCGCGTGGCCATGGTCGGCGATGGCGTCAACGATGCCGCGGCCCTGGCGGCCGCCGACGTCGGAATCGCCTTTGGCTCGGGCACCGATGTCGCCTCCGTAGCGGCCGGGATCAATCTCATCGGCTCCGCGCCCGGCGCTGTCCCAGACGCCGTGAAGCTCTCTCGCGCAAGCCTGCGACTGATCCGCGAGAACCTCTTTTGGGCCTTCGCATACAATGTGATTATGATTCCATTCGCGGCGATGGGGCGCTTACCCCCGTCGCTGGCTGCCGGAGCGATGATGCTCAGTTCGCTCACCGTGGTGCTCAACGCGCTGCGATTGGGTCGCCTTTGGCGTAAACAATCGAGGACCACCCAGCGCCCGGAAGCGAACCGCACAGAGCCACGAGTCGAAGCCCAGTGAGCCTTGCGATTCAATCGTCGCTTGGCATGGGCTTGAATCTCACGCGTTCTTTTTCAGGTGACCAATGCGAGTTTACCGGGGCGTAGCCTCCATAGACGACCACCTTCGCGGAGCGGTGCTCACCGTCGGAAACTTCGACGGCGTGCACCTCGGCCACCAGCGCATCCTCCGTACCGCCCACGCCCTGGCCAAAGTCTCGAACTCGGCGGTCGTCGCCATGACCTTCGAGCCCCACCCCGTCGCGGTACTCCGACCGGATCACGCGCCGCCGCGACTGACCCTCTGGGAGGAGAAACTCCACCAGCTTGAGCTCGCCGGCGCCGATGCCGTCATTCGCCTCGATACCGATTGGCCGCTTCTCTCCCTGTCCGCGGATGATTTTGTCCGCGAGGTCCTCGTCAAACGGATACATCCGTCGTACATCGTCGAGGGCCCTGATTTCGCCTTTGGCCGTGGTCGAACCGGCGATGTCCATACGCTCGAACTTCTTTCCCCCAAAGGCGGCTATCAGGTTCGTATCGTCGATCCATATCGCCTGCACCTGGAAAGCGGCGAGCTGATCGCGGTCTCCAGCACGCAAATCCGCAAACTCCTCTCAACGGGAAAAGTCGAGGAAGCGGCGCGTTGTCTCGGTCGTCCTTATGCACTCATCGGCCCTGTCATTCATGGGGCCGGCGCGGGACACAAGCTCGGTTTTCCGACCATCAACCTCGACGTCGGCGAGCAGCTCGTTCCGGCGGAGGGCGTCTATGCAGGCATCGCCGCAATCGCCGGTCTTCGCGCGCCGGCGGCCATCAGCATCGGCACACGTCCCACCCTCGGCGGTCGTGAACTCGCCGTGGAGGCATTCGTCCTGGACGAAAGCGGAGACTGGTACGCCGAGCACGCCCGAATCGAGATTTCAAGTCGTCTTCGCGACCAGCGCAAGTTCAACAGCCCCCAAGCGCTGGCAGAGCAAATCGCCGAGGACGTCAAGCGAACCCGCGACATCATTTCAGTGATCAAGTAAGCTCCCGGTATGAAGCCCGGCCTCATCTCCATCGAATCGCTACTCAATCGCATCGCCGCCGCCAGGCGCGTGCTCATCACCACCCATGCCCGCGCCGATGGTGACGCTTTGGCCTGCGTCGCCACCATGCAGCGCGTCCTGCGGCAACAGGGCAAGTCCGCCGACGGCTATCTCCACGAGCCAATCGGCGAGCGGTATCAATTCGTCGAGTCGATCGAGCGCCTGAATGTCTGGCAGCCTTCCAGCGCCGCCGCGGTCCTCGCGGATCACGACCTGCTCATCGTCGTGGATACCTGTGCGACAGTTCAGCTCGGCGAGGTCGCCGCAGCCATCAAGGCCGCCAGTATCGTCAAGCTGGGAATTGACCATCACATCACGCGCGACGACATCGTCGACGAAGTGTTCGTCGATGAGTCGGCCGGCGCCTGCGCTCAACTCGTCCTTCGCCTTTGTGAACACGCCCGCTGGCCCATCGACGCCGACGCAGCCACACTCCTATTTTCCGGCTTGGCGACCGACACCGGCTGGTTTCGATTCTCAAACGCCGATGCCGTCGTCTTTGCCGACGCCGCCAGCCTCATCCGCGTCGGCGCCCGGCCGAACGAACTCTACGAGCGCCTCTTTTTATGCGAAGTGCTTCCCCGCATTCGCCTCATGGGCGAAGTCATGTCGTCCTTCGAGTTGCTGGCCGACGGCCGGCTGGCGATCATTCGCATCACGCGGGACATGCTCAAGCGATGCGGGGCCAGCACGCAGATGACCGAGGACATCATCAATGAACCTCAGCGACTCGGCACCGTGGTCGCTTGTGCGATGATCATCGAGCCCGAGCCGGGCGGGCCGGTCCGCGTCAGCATGCGCAGCAAGCGCGACATCGACGTGGCGAGACTGGCGGCCGCCTGGGGCGGCGGCGGACATGCACGCGCTGCCGGCGCCAAGATCAGCGGCGACTTCACTGCGACCGCGAAGATGGTGACCGACGCGCTGCTCAAAGCGATGGAGGGCTGAGATTTCAGCTTCGTCTTATGTCGAACACACCCAACTCTTGTAGCTTCACTGGCATCCTGCCGGCGCTTCCGACCGGCGCCCGCATCATGCTCACCGCGTTTCTGGCGATCATCGGCACAGGCTATCTGGTGGCCGTCGCAAACATCTACTGGCGCCACCAAATGGCCGACGGCAAGGAAGGCGTCTCCCTCGGCGATCTTCGCGCCGTCTATTCGGGCACAACCGTCGCGGCCGATGCCAGGGAATTGCCCTCGCGCATGTTGACCATGATTCGCGGCGAGATGCGGCAGTATTTCTCGTCCGATGCCCATTTCTCCGTGTTGGAAACATGGCTCAAGGAGGGCGGAAGCGAAGCCGGGCTCACCAAGGGCGAGGCAAAGGCCGTGCCGAAGCGCGTGCTTCTGATGGACTGCATGCGCTGTCATGCCCAGAGCACCGAGACACGCATCTCGAAGGAAGCGCCGTTCGGCCCCGACGAGTTCAACGTCGACTACGGTCTCATCTCGCGGTTTGTCTCCACGTCAAAGGGCCCGTCCCCCGGCGAAGTTCGTGTCCCGCCCCAATATACGATTCCCCGGTTAATACTTGTCAGCCACCAGCACATGCTGGCCATCCCCATGTTCACGCTGATCATCGGCCTGCTCTTCATGACCACGCGGCTGCCTCCCATGCTGCGCGGAGTTATGACACCGGTCCCCATGATCGCCGTCCTGTTCGATCTGTCCGGCTGGTGGCTGGCTCGCGTAGCCGACTCCTTCGTCCTCGTCATTGCCGGGGCAGGCGGCCTCTTTGCACTCTCATTCGGCTTTCAGATATTTTGCGTGCTCGTTGATATGTGGCGACCTCAGAAACTCTGATCATGTTCTCCGTTAAGGGCCGATTCAGATTTCGTTGCCCGGCCCGCCGATTTTTTCTCAAATGCTCCACTGTGTCGGCCTCCGGGCCTCGTCTATAATGGTTGGAGAGCCGCACGATTAACCCACAGACCCGCGGGCACCCTGAATGTCAACCATGGCCATCGATCGAAAGCCCGACCTCCTCGAAAAGCTCCGCAAGCTGAGGGCCAACGTCGAAACCGTCTTCATCGGCAAGCCCGACGCCGTCAATCAGGTCCTCATCGGCCTCCTCGCCCGTGGGCATGTCCTGGTCGAGGATGTCCCCGGCGTCGGAAAGACAGTGCTGGCCCGTGCCGTCGCCCGAAGCATTGATTGTCGTTTCTCACGCGTCCAGCTCACGCCGGACCTCCTGCCCTCCGACATCCTGGGGATCAGCATCTATAACGATCGTTCCGGCGCCTTCGACTTTAAGCCGGGGCCGATCTTCTCGAACATCGTCCTTGCCGACGAAATCAATCGCACGACGCCCCGCACCCAGTCAGCCTTGCTCGAGGTCATGAACGAGGCTCAGGTCAGCGTCGACGGCCAGGCCATCCGTCTCGACCAGCCCTTCATGGTCATCGCCACACAAAACCCCTTCGAGTTCGAAGGCACATACTTCCTGCCGGAAAACCAGCTCGACCGCTTCATCCTGCGCGTGAAGATCGGCTATCCCGCAAGGGCCGATGAGCGCCAGATCCTTCGCCAGCAGCCGGATCGTGAGCCGTTGGAGTCCCTCGCATCCGTCATGGGCGCCGACGACGTGCTTCGCCTTCAAAAAATGGCCGACGACGTGCGAGTTGACGACGTCCTTCTCGATTACTTGCAGGACATCGTCGAAGCCACCCGCCGCCACGAGGCGTTTGAGGTCGGCGTCTCTCCGCGCGGCGCCTTGTCACTGCTTCGCGCGGCCAAGGCATCGGCCGTCCTGCAGGGACGCGATTATGTGATTCCCGATGACGTCAAGTCGCTCTGCATCGCCGCATTCGCCCATCGCGTGGTCAGCAAGTCCTATCTGCGCGACGGTCACCTGGGCTCAAACGACCAGATCATGCTGGAAATCCGCGAGCAGATAGCCGTGCCGACGTGACGGCCACCCTAGGCAATCGGATACATTCCGGGACTACTCACGGCCCGAAGCCATGAAGCGACATCCTTCCGAGCGAACGCGAAAACGACGCCGGCGATCCATCGGCATCGAAATGCCTCGACCGGCCGTCTATCTCTGCGCTGGAACGATCGTCATCGGCCTCGCCGCCGTCGACGCCGACAACAACATCCTCCTGCTCATGTTCGGCATCTGTCTCGGAGCGATTGTCCTGAGCTGCCTGACCGCCTGGCGGACCCTCCGGCGAATCAGCGTGGTCCGCGTCTCGCCCGAGATGGCCATCACGGGTCAGCCGCTTGAGATTCGCTACACGATTACAAACCACCGTGCCTGGGCCGGCGCCCGCTGCCTGCGCATTGTCGATTTAGTGGACAAAGGATCGCTCTCGCACAGGCCCGAGCTTTTCCTGCCGAGGCTGGCCGCCCAGCAAAGCGCCTCATTGACCGTCTCGGCCGTCGCCCTCAAGCGCGGCCGAATCGCCCTCTCGGCCATCCAGGTCTCATCCGGTTTCCCATTTCAAATCGTCTCCAAATCGATTACCCACTACGTGGACGATGAAATCGTCGTCTATCCCAGCCTGGGAAGACTGCACGGCCAGATTGCCACCGGTCGCGAAGTTCGTGATCTCGTCGGCGTCGGCGCGACCACCGCACGAAGTCGCGGTGATGACGAGTTCTTCGGTATTCGCGAATACCGCGAGGGCGACAATCCCCGGCGAATCCACTGGCGGCGTAGCGCCGCATCGGGCCAGCTCATGATCCGCGAGATGGCCGGTACCCGCGATCCGCAGCTCTGGTGTGTTCTCGATACACAAATCGACCCGCACCGACAAGCTGATTCCGACCGACTCGAGTTGATCATTAGTGCAGCCGCCACCGTAATCTGTGACGGCCTCGAAAAGGGCCTCCGTGTCGGCCTCGTCTGCAACGGCGATCCGCTCCTCGTCCTTCCGCCCGGCGGCGGTCGCCATCGACGCTCCAGGCTGCTGCGCGAACTGGCCTTGCGTGGTACCAATCGGTCCGATGCCCTCCTTGAACAGATTGAGCGAATCGCATGGCCCGCTCGCTGGCGCGGTGTCGGCATCTTCTTCTCGGCCGGTCCCTTCGATGCCGATGGAACCCTCGCCCGTTTTCTCAACCGAAACATCGGGCCGACGCGCGCTTACGTCCCCCACACAACCGCGTTCGACAGCTTCTTTGAGCCGCCGCTGATCTTGCGGCCCGACGGCACGGGGAGGTTGACGAAGTGACGCCGCGCGGACCACTGCACATCGGAATCATCCTGCTCGCGCTGGCCAACATGTTGCCAGCCGTCGAAGTAGAGAATTCGTGGTGGCAGTTTTCACTTGCCGTGACGGCCGCCGGCCTCAGCCTCATCCTGATTCGTCCCGACGGCACGAGCAGGCTTCCCGCTTTCTACATGCACATCGGCCTGTTGCTCACCGGCGCCTTTCTCGTCTGGGAGATGTTCGGCGCGCATGACGAGCCCACCGTGTACATCATCGATCTCTCCCACTTCATCATCTTCCTCGGGTGCTTCAAATTCTTTGAGATGCGGACCCACCGCGACTACACCTTGCTGGCCACCATCAGCTTCCTCCTCCTTGTCATCAGCGCCTTCGCCAGCGGAAGCCCGATCTTCGGCGCCGTGTTGCTCTTCGACCTGACTTTCGGGCTCGCATGGTTGATGGCCTTCCAATGTCAGCGGGCCTTGCTGATGCTCGATCAGCAATCGGGTCATGGAGTCCGCTCATCCGATCTCGATGCCGGTGAAGCCCTGTCCACCCAGCGCTTGCCATGCCGTAGCTTCGCCTGGCCTGCGATGGTCTGGGCCTTCGCCCTCTTTCTCTTCGCGGGAATTGTTTTTCTCGCCGTTCCCCGGGGATGGGGCCGCGGCCTCTTTGTCAGAATTCAAAACGTCATTCCCACATCCGTCACCGGCTTCTCCGGAGAACTCACCCTCACTGATAACTCACTGGTCGAAGACGTCACCCCGGTCTTAAGGGCCCGATTCACGCGCGGAGGTCGCGCTCTGAAAGAGGGAGAAGTCGCGCCGCTGCTGCGCGGCAAGACCTTCGAGCGCTACGAAAAAGGCCGATGGCTTCAGCGCGGGAGATTTCGCCTCTCGTTGGACGTCGATCCCGCGAAAGGACCGTCAATTCTCACCCGCATCAGCCCGGACGAACTGGGTGACGACGTCATCGAGCAGGAAGTCTGGCTGGACGACGTCAGCTCCGGGTGCCTCTTCTCCCTGTATCCGCCGCTCGACTTCGATTCGGATGACATCAAGCGCCTGCGCTTTCGCCCCAATGACCTGACGATCCAGGCCCCCGATCGAAACCACACCAGCGTCCACTACAAGGTCCGCACGACCGATCGGCTCTCCCACGATGAGAGAGTGATTCTCGATCCGCCGCCCGAGCGCCCCAGGCGGCCGACTCGCATGTCGGAGGTGCATCGCGACGTGCGCGAATTCGCCGAGGACTTCTTCAGACGCAGGGGTGATCCATCCGACCCCCTCGAACGCAGGAAGCTCGCCGCAGCGCTCTGCGAGTACCTCGGCTCCAGTGAATTCGAGTACACACTCAATCGCGGCGTGCGCGCGCGAACCGGCGATTCCATCCGTGACTTTCTCTTCTTCCACAAACGGGGCCACTGTGAATACTTCGCCTCCGCCATGACTGTCTTGTGTCAGGCCGGCGGCATTCCCGCGCGCGTCGTAACAGGCTATGCCGGAGGTGAGTACAACGACGCCGACGGGTCCTTCACCTTCAGAAGAAGCGACGCCCACGCATGGGTCGAAGTCTTCATGGCCGACGAAGGCTGGGTCCCGTTCGATCCCAGCCCCATCTCGACGGCAAGCCGAAACACCGCCTCTGGCGGCCTCTGGGCCACCATCAACGCCTGGCTCCGCACCATCGAGCTCAAGTGGTCAACCACCGTCGTTGCCTTCGACGCCCAGACCTGGGCGACCCTCGTCCAGCGCGTGGTCGATTTCGGCGAAAAATTGCAACAGGAAGACGCCGGCTCAGGCATCTCCGGAATCACGATCAAAACAGTCCTCTGGGGGCCAGACTTGCTCCCGCTCTGGCAGCGATTTTTCTATTGGCTCCTGCTGGCCCTGGTCCTGGTCCTCCTCGTCCTCGTCATCCGCGCCATCGGAATTTTCTCGCTCATGCTCAAGGAGAGTCTT
Proteins encoded in this region:
- a CDS encoding cation-translocating P-type ATPase: MPQSIQLRISGMTCGACVRRVEDALRSVTGVADAGVQLMSESAIVATGGAAVSKDALVQAVRAIGYDAEVMSGADTAIPGADESAHRERQRRDRQALIQAIGLVLPILAVDHFRHVLWSHNTGSQTAAILLELVLLLMLAFSPAGAPILVGGLRALFFRTPNMDLLITMGFSVATLSSVYGAFIARDEAFVHVHAAAMILGLVCVGRYLETRARGRAASAMKALARHAPRTALVKRDGQVVSTRVEDIAIDDIIVVPVHNAIPADGVIVEGGAAVDEALMTGEPFPVNRTQGDTVLGGTLVVEGQISFRVTATGAQAAVGRIAQLVARAQGSKTKMQRTADRVAAVFTPIVIAAATITFVGWLSLYGRDSMAAAARAAIAVLVVACPCALGLATPVVISVASSMAALRGILVRDAGMLEAMAGIDLVIWDKTGTLTSGKHSVHWIKPLASYNEAQLLALAAAAEQFSTHPIARAIETRARRDSMDLAIPSAFNIVLGGGVTARVEEHDLVIGSLAFLEGQGIADARIVVKHGTDAGPRDTLVGVAVDGMMAGLISLSDATRPSSAQAVKTLKSLGIESELLTGDVADVAGVVAAEVGIKRVSAACSPADKVARIAKARQEGRRVAMVGDGVNDAAALAAADVGIAFGSGTDVASVAAGINLIGSAPGAVPDAVKLSRASLRLIRENLFWAFAYNVIMIPFAAMGRLPPSLAAGAMMLSSLTVVLNALRLGRLWRKQSRTTQRPEANRTEPRVEAQ
- a CDS encoding bifunctional riboflavin kinase/FAD synthetase, producing MRVYRGVASIDDHLRGAVLTVGNFDGVHLGHQRILRTAHALAKVSNSAVVAMTFEPHPVAVLRPDHAPPRLTLWEEKLHQLELAGADAVIRLDTDWPLLSLSADDFVREVLVKRIHPSYIVEGPDFAFGRGRTGDVHTLELLSPKGGYQVRIVDPYRLHLESGELIAVSSTQIRKLLSTGKVEEAARCLGRPYALIGPVIHGAGAGHKLGFPTINLDVGEQLVPAEGVYAGIAAIAGLRAPAAISIGTRPTLGGRELAVEAFVLDESGDWYAEHARIEISSRLRDQRKFNSPQALAEQIAEDVKRTRDIISVIK
- a CDS encoding DHH family phosphoesterase translates to MKPGLISIESLLNRIAAARRVLITTHARADGDALACVATMQRVLRQQGKSADGYLHEPIGERYQFVESIERLNVWQPSSAAAVLADHDLLIVVDTCATVQLGEVAAAIKAASIVKLGIDHHITRDDIVDEVFVDESAGACAQLVLRLCEHARWPIDADAATLLFSGLATDTGWFRFSNADAVVFADAASLIRVGARPNELYERLFLCEVLPRIRLMGEVMSSFELLADGRLAIIRITRDMLKRCGASTQMTEDIINEPQRLGTVVACAMIIEPEPGGPVRVSMRSKRDIDVARLAAAWGGGGHARAAGAKISGDFTATAKMVTDALLKAMEG
- a CDS encoding MoxR family ATPase gives rise to the protein MAIDRKPDLLEKLRKLRANVETVFIGKPDAVNQVLIGLLARGHVLVEDVPGVGKTVLARAVARSIDCRFSRVQLTPDLLPSDILGISIYNDRSGAFDFKPGPIFSNIVLADEINRTTPRTQSALLEVMNEAQVSVDGQAIRLDQPFMVIATQNPFEFEGTYFLPENQLDRFILRVKIGYPARADERQILRQQPDREPLESLASVMGADDVLRLQKMADDVRVDDVLLDYLQDIVEATRRHEAFEVGVSPRGALSLLRAAKASAVLQGRDYVIPDDVKSLCIAAFAHRVVSKSYLRDGHLGSNDQIMLEIREQIAVPT
- a CDS encoding DUF58 domain-containing protein is translated as MKRHPSERTRKRRRRSIGIEMPRPAVYLCAGTIVIGLAAVDADNNILLLMFGICLGAIVLSCLTAWRTLRRISVVRVSPEMAITGQPLEIRYTITNHRAWAGARCLRIVDLVDKGSLSHRPELFLPRLAAQQSASLTVSAVALKRGRIALSAIQVSSGFPFQIVSKSITHYVDDEIVVYPSLGRLHGQIATGREVRDLVGVGATTARSRGDDEFFGIREYREGDNPRRIHWRRSAASGQLMIREMAGTRDPQLWCVLDTQIDPHRQADSDRLELIISAAATVICDGLEKGLRVGLVCNGDPLLVLPPGGGRHRRSRLLRELALRGTNRSDALLEQIERIAWPARWRGVGIFFSAGPFDADGTLARFLNRNIGPTRAYVPHTTAFDSFFEPPLILRPDGTGRLTK
- a CDS encoding DUF3488 domain-containing protein translates to MTPRGPLHIGIILLALANMLPAVEVENSWWQFSLAVTAAGLSLILIRPDGTSRLPAFYMHIGLLLTGAFLVWEMFGAHDEPTVYIIDLSHFIIFLGCFKFFEMRTHRDYTLLATISFLLLVISAFASGSPIFGAVLLFDLTFGLAWLMAFQCQRALLMLDQQSGHGVRSSDLDAGEALSTQRLPCRSFAWPAMVWAFALFLFAGIVFLAVPRGWGRGLFVRIQNVIPTSVTGFSGELTLTDNSLVEDVTPVLRARFTRGGRALKEGEVAPLLRGKTFERYEKGRWLQRGRFRLSLDVDPAKGPSILTRISPDELGDDVIEQEVWLDDVSSGCLFSLYPPLDFDSDDIKRLRFRPNDLTIQAPDRNHTSVHYKVRTTDRLSHDERVILDPPPERPRRPTRMSEVHRDVREFAEDFFRRRGDPSDPLERRKLAAALCEYLGSSEFEYTLNRGVRARTGDSIRDFLFFHKRGHCEYFASAMTVLCQAGGIPARVVTGYAGGEYNDADGSFTFRRSDAHAWVEVFMADEGWVPFDPSPISTASRNTASGGLWATINAWLRTIELKWSTTVVAFDAQTWATLVQRVVDFGEKLQQEDAGSGISGITIKTVLWGPDLLPLWQRFFYWLLLALVLVLLVLVIRAIGIFSLMLKESLGVGRRGRSVIVRRHDARFYDRLLLLLASKGHVKPSSRSPLEFARDLASAHRELKDLPLITNWFYEVQYGRSALTQQQQMRIRALLARLREDTAFGARNEQDRIVAGGTL